A window from Listeria seeligeri serovar 1/2b str. SLCC3954 encodes these proteins:
- a CDS encoding DUF1033 family protein — protein sequence MAKWNVYLTKGEYEPWWFFEDWETSIQTDFSFSEKEQALAKYQELAGELLRNYPKHQTKKDCLLAAWNEEEVEYCEDCEDDIQTFHGLILFLDGEVYKPSPEEKETIFKSVLTFA from the coding sequence ATGGCAAAGTGGAATGTCTATCTAACCAAAGGAGAATATGAGCCTTGGTGGTTTTTTGAAGATTGGGAAACATCTATTCAAACTGATTTTTCATTTTCAGAAAAAGAACAAGCATTAGCAAAGTATCAGGAATTAGCTGGAGAACTATTACGTAATTACCCTAAACATCAGACTAAAAAAGACTGTTTACTTGCTGCTTGGAATGAAGAAGAAGTGGAATATTGTGAGGATTGTGAAGATGATATCCAAACATTTCATGGCCTTATTTTGTTTTTAGACGGGGAAGTTTATAAACCATCTCCCGAAGAAAAGGAAACAATTTTTAAATCAGTACTGACATTTGCTTGA
- the fni gene encoding type 2 isopentenyl-diphosphate Delta-isomerase, translating into MQKNDDLLRERRKDEHVALGVKQNEQLGKSSLDDIQLIGTSIPRYNVRDIDLTTTIFGTNVAFPFYINAMTGGSRHTKKINAELAEIAKEVGVPMAVGSQSAALKNNSLIDTYQVVRHINPSGVILANVSPEVELKDGLRAVEMLQANAIQIHINPAQELVMQEGDRAFSHWLTRIEEYVKHSPVPVVVKEVGFGMTRETVTTLANIGVQTVDLAGKGGTNFAQIENDRRRDQAYDFLLDWGLSTGQALLDMQHPAAPKIAFLSSGGIRTPLDIVKSLALGAESVGMAGQVIYALKKDGVEKTIAKFELWKEQLRGLFVLLDAKNIAELKETSLVVNGELANWGNLRGIDLKHLANRK; encoded by the coding sequence ATGCAGAAGAACGATGACTTATTAAGAGAACGGCGGAAAGATGAGCATGTTGCGCTTGGAGTGAAGCAAAATGAGCAACTAGGAAAGTCTAGTCTAGATGACATTCAGCTTATCGGAACGTCTATCCCGCGCTATAATGTCCGTGATATTGATTTGACTACTACGATTTTCGGTACAAATGTAGCATTTCCTTTTTACATTAATGCGATGACTGGTGGAAGTCGCCATACAAAAAAGATTAATGCAGAGCTCGCTGAAATTGCAAAAGAAGTAGGGGTCCCGATGGCTGTAGGTTCGCAGTCAGCTGCTTTAAAAAATAATTCGCTTATTGATACATATCAAGTCGTTAGACACATCAATCCGAGTGGGGTGATTCTCGCTAACGTAAGCCCGGAAGTAGAGTTGAAAGATGGGTTACGTGCGGTAGAAATGCTACAAGCGAATGCAATCCAAATCCATATTAACCCTGCACAAGAATTAGTCATGCAAGAAGGTGACCGTGCTTTTAGCCATTGGTTAACAAGAATTGAGGAATATGTGAAGCATTCCCCAGTTCCAGTTGTTGTCAAAGAGGTTGGCTTTGGAATGACCCGTGAGACCGTAACTACACTTGCTAATATTGGTGTTCAAACAGTTGATTTAGCAGGGAAGGGCGGCACTAATTTTGCTCAAATTGAAAATGATCGTCGCCGTGATCAAGCGTATGACTTTTTACTTGATTGGGGGCTTTCCACTGGTCAAGCACTATTAGATATGCAACATCCAGCTGCGCCAAAAATTGCTTTTCTTTCATCTGGAGGAATTAGAACGCCTCTAGATATCGTGAAATCATTAGCCCTTGGAGCAGAAAGCGTTGGAATGGCAGGTCAAGTGATTTACGCGCTAAAAAAAGATGGCGTCGAAAAAACAATTGCCAAATTTGAGCTTTGGAAAGAACAGCTACGTGGTTTATTTGTCCTACTTGATGCGAAAAATATTGCTGAACTTAAAGAAACTTCTTTAGTTGTAAACGGTGAATTAGCTAATTGGGGAAATTTACGTGGGATTGATTTAAAGCACCTTGCTAATCGAAAATAA
- the trhO gene encoding oxygen-dependent tRNA uridine(34) hydroxylase TrhO, with protein MSDYQVLLYYKYTTIDDPETFAKEHLAACKEMELKGRILVATEGINGTVSGTVEATNNYMTYMANDERFHDMVFKIDIADSHVFKKMHVRPRTEIVSLSLENDVNPLEVTGTYLEPAEFREALLDEDTVILDARNDYEFDIGHFRGAVRPDIQNFRELPGWIENNREQLADKKIVTYCTGGIRCEKFSGWLKTAGFDDVSQLHGGIATYGKNEETQGELWDGQMYVFDERIVVPINQVNPTIVGKDYFDGTPCERYINCANPYCNKQILASVENEEKYLRSCSHDCRVHPANLYTKNLSEESFTERLEALNETVQ; from the coding sequence ATGAGTGACTATCAAGTGTTGTTATATTACAAATACACAACGATTGATGATCCAGAAACTTTTGCAAAAGAGCATTTAGCTGCTTGCAAAGAAATGGAATTGAAAGGCCGAATACTTGTGGCTACTGAGGGGATTAATGGCACTGTTTCGGGAACTGTGGAAGCAACAAATAATTATATGACTTATATGGCAAATGATGAACGTTTCCATGACATGGTATTTAAAATTGATATCGCGGATTCCCATGTGTTTAAAAAGATGCATGTGCGCCCACGTACTGAAATTGTTAGTTTGAGTTTAGAAAATGATGTCAATCCACTCGAAGTCACTGGTACTTATTTAGAACCTGCTGAATTTCGCGAAGCTCTTTTAGACGAAGATACAGTTATTTTAGATGCTAGAAATGACTATGAATTTGATATCGGGCATTTCCGTGGGGCAGTTCGTCCAGACATCCAAAATTTCCGTGAATTACCAGGCTGGATTGAAAATAATCGTGAGCAACTAGCAGATAAAAAAATTGTTACTTACTGTACTGGTGGAATTCGTTGTGAAAAATTCTCTGGTTGGCTAAAAACTGCTGGATTTGATGATGTAAGTCAACTTCATGGCGGTATTGCTACTTATGGAAAAAATGAAGAAACGCAAGGGGAACTCTGGGATGGACAAATGTACGTTTTTGATGAGCGAATTGTGGTTCCGATTAATCAAGTAAACCCAACTATAGTCGGTAAAGATTATTTTGATGGTACACCGTGTGAACGTTACATCAATTGTGCCAATCCATATTGCAATAAACAAATTCTGGCTTCTGTTGAAAATGAAGAAAAATATTTGCGCAGTTGTTCGCATGATTGCCGCGTTCACCCAGCAAATCTTTACACTAAAAATTTATCCGAAGAAAGTTTCACAGAACGTCTTGAAGCTTTAAATGAAACTGTACAATAA
- a CDS encoding YitT family protein produces MSYVQINETFMEELALKKVKQERRKRLKWFVYKFLMITFGAILMGVGLELFLVNNRILDGGVVGISIIISQLTPLPLGVLTFVLNIPFFIIGYRKIGKVFALFTLYGIAVMSIVTLVLHDMHPVTDDLLLATVFGGMTLGLGVGLVIRNGGALDGTEIISIIINGRTPFSTGQIIMFINIVIFIVAGLVFNWDRAMYSLITYFLAYKVIDIVIQGVDESKSAFIISRYYEEIGAEIMEQLGKGVTYLDATGGYSGDVRKVVFVIVSRFEEVKVKAILDEIDPEAFLAVGGSMSEVRGGKLMNTKTPHL; encoded by the coding sequence GTGAGCTATGTGCAAATAAATGAAACGTTTATGGAGGAACTAGCTTTAAAGAAAGTAAAACAAGAACGAAGAAAAAGATTGAAATGGTTTGTTTATAAATTTCTGATGATTACGTTTGGGGCAATTTTAATGGGAGTTGGACTCGAACTTTTCCTTGTAAACAACCGAATTCTAGATGGTGGAGTTGTTGGTATTTCTATTATTATTTCCCAACTAACGCCACTTCCACTAGGGGTTCTAACTTTTGTACTTAATATCCCTTTTTTCATTATCGGTTACCGAAAAATCGGTAAAGTATTTGCGCTATTTACTTTGTATGGTATTGCGGTGATGTCGATTGTGACGCTTGTTTTACATGATATGCACCCAGTGACAGACGATTTACTACTTGCAACTGTATTTGGTGGAATGACACTGGGGCTTGGAGTAGGTCTTGTTATTCGTAATGGTGGCGCGCTTGATGGAACAGAAATTATTTCCATTATCATTAATGGGAGAACACCTTTTTCAACCGGACAAATTATTATGTTTATCAATATTGTTATTTTTATCGTCGCAGGACTAGTTTTCAACTGGGACCGGGCGATGTATTCCCTCATTACGTATTTTTTAGCATATAAAGTGATTGATATTGTAATTCAAGGCGTAGATGAATCGAAAAGTGCTTTTATTATCAGTCGTTACTATGAAGAAATTGGCGCAGAAATTATGGAACAGCTTGGAAAAGGTGTGACTTATTTAGATGCGACTGGAGGATATTCTGGTGATGTAAGGAAAGTAGTTTTCGTTATCGTCTCAAGATTTGAAGAAGTTAAAGTGAAGGCGATTTTGGATGAGATAGATCCAGAAGCTTTCTTAGCCGTCGGAGGTAGCATGTCAGAAGTTCGCGGTGGCAAGCTAATGAATACCAAAACACCACACCTATAA
- a CDS encoding FtsK/SpoIIIE family DNA translocase, with protein MATQKKKTTARKKTTSRSKKKKTASLRLEITGIVFIAIGLIGILQLGFVGRGFFALAEMFVGLLSYVLLAGLVVLGGYMVIKRKSPRFFNKRLVGIYLIVLGFLTYIHMYFVVNTLGLDASVIPSTWKLVLENLFRPNQVGFVGAGMIGAVITSVTYFLVDRLGTNIIAVLLIIYGFSLVSGISIRQFFSKIADFVRYLFSKGKAATEKGKEVKAKRDKKKAEKIIEPETEVITLEPEQEEKLPPIISNFSSKVEQEKTPVEEKATTDKKEPDLVSFEQESFENEIYQLPPVDILAPAKVTDQSKEYDQIKVNAKKLEDTFDSFGVKAKITQVHLGPAVTKYEVQPSVGVKVSKIVSLSDDIALALAAKDIRIEAPIPGKSAIGIEVANQNVAMVSLREVLENNPKNNPDEKLQIALGRDISGEAMMASLDKMPHLLVAGATGSGKSVCINGIITSILLRAKPHEVKMMMIDPKMVELNVYNGIPHLLAPVVTNPKKAAQALQKVVAEMERRYDLFSHTGTRNMQGYNDYVKKHNELNEEKQPELPFIVVIVDELADLMMVASNDVEDAITRLAQMARAAGIHLIIATQRPSVDVITGVIKANIPSRIAFSVSSSIDSRTILDMGGAEKLLGRGDMLLLPVGSSKPTRIQGAFLSDAEVEDVVNYVISQQKAQYNEEMIPDDIPELEGEVTDELYHDAVELVVEMQTASVSMLQRKFRIGYNRAARLIDEMEQRGVVGPHEGSKPRRVNVEANPENE; from the coding sequence ATGGCGACACAAAAGAAAAAAACGACTGCTCGTAAGAAAACAACAAGTCGTTCTAAAAAGAAAAAAACCGCGTCTTTACGTTTAGAAATAACCGGGATTGTTTTTATAGCAATCGGTTTAATCGGGATTTTACAATTAGGCTTTGTTGGTCGAGGCTTCTTTGCGCTAGCTGAAATGTTTGTTGGCTTACTTAGTTATGTGCTTTTAGCAGGGCTTGTTGTTCTCGGTGGTTACATGGTAATTAAAAGAAAGAGTCCGCGCTTTTTCAATAAACGATTAGTAGGAATTTATTTAATTGTTTTAGGATTTTTAACTTATATACATATGTATTTTGTCGTGAACACACTTGGCCTTGATGCTTCTGTCATTCCTAGCACTTGGAAACTTGTGCTTGAGAATTTATTTAGACCAAATCAAGTAGGCTTTGTGGGAGCAGGAATGATTGGTGCAGTTATTACATCGGTTACTTACTTCTTAGTGGATCGTTTAGGTACAAACATTATCGCTGTTTTACTTATCATTTATGGATTTTCACTCGTTTCTGGTATTTCTATAAGACAATTTTTCTCCAAAATAGCTGATTTTGTTCGCTATTTATTTTCTAAAGGGAAAGCTGCCACAGAAAAAGGCAAAGAAGTAAAGGCAAAACGTGATAAAAAGAAAGCAGAAAAAATTATCGAACCAGAAACAGAAGTAATTACATTAGAACCTGAGCAAGAAGAAAAATTACCACCAATTATTTCTAATTTTAGCTCTAAAGTGGAACAAGAAAAAACACCTGTGGAAGAAAAAGCAACTACAGACAAAAAAGAACCGGATTTAGTTTCATTTGAACAAGAATCTTTTGAAAACGAGATTTATCAATTACCACCAGTAGATATTTTGGCCCCAGCAAAAGTAACCGACCAAAGTAAAGAATACGACCAAATAAAAGTAAATGCCAAAAAGTTAGAAGACACGTTTGATAGCTTTGGGGTGAAAGCAAAAATCACTCAAGTTCACCTTGGACCAGCTGTCACAAAATATGAAGTGCAGCCTTCTGTCGGTGTGAAAGTAAGTAAAATTGTATCTTTGAGTGATGATATTGCTCTTGCTTTAGCAGCAAAAGATATTCGGATTGAAGCACCAATTCCTGGCAAGTCAGCAATTGGAATCGAAGTTGCTAATCAAAATGTAGCGATGGTTTCATTACGAGAAGTGTTAGAAAATAATCCTAAAAACAACCCAGATGAAAAACTTCAAATTGCGCTTGGTCGAGATATTTCTGGGGAAGCAATGATGGCGAGTCTCGATAAAATGCCTCACTTACTGGTAGCGGGAGCAACCGGTAGCGGGAAATCTGTTTGTATTAATGGAATTATCACAAGTATTTTACTTCGAGCTAAACCGCATGAAGTGAAAATGATGATGATTGATCCAAAAATGGTAGAATTAAACGTTTATAATGGCATTCCGCATCTGCTTGCACCAGTTGTTACTAACCCAAAAAAAGCCGCTCAAGCTTTACAGAAAGTAGTGGCTGAGATGGAACGGCGCTATGATTTATTCTCTCACACAGGTACGCGGAATATGCAAGGTTATAATGATTATGTGAAAAAACACAATGAATTGAACGAAGAAAAACAACCAGAATTACCATTTATCGTTGTTATTGTGGACGAATTGGCTGACTTAATGATGGTTGCCTCAAACGACGTAGAAGATGCAATTACACGTCTTGCTCAGATGGCACGAGCTGCTGGAATTCACTTGATTATCGCGACGCAAAGGCCGTCTGTGGACGTTATTACCGGTGTTATTAAAGCCAATATCCCATCCAGAATTGCTTTCTCCGTATCAAGTTCGATTGACTCTAGAACAATTTTAGATATGGGTGGGGCAGAGAAATTACTCGGTCGTGGCGATATGTTATTACTCCCAGTCGGATCAAGCAAACCTACTCGTATTCAAGGAGCCTTTTTATCCGATGCAGAAGTAGAAGATGTGGTTAACTATGTCATTTCGCAGCAAAAAGCTCAATATAACGAAGAAATGATCCCAGATGATATTCCTGAATTAGAGGGAGAAGTAACGGATGAGCTATATCATGATGCTGTCGAACTTGTAGTTGAAATGCAAACAGCTTCCGTGTCAATGTTACAAAGGAAATTCCGAATTGGTTATAATCGTGCCGCTCGCTTGATTGATGAAATGGAGCAAAGAGGCGTGGTTGGTCCTCATGAAGGCAGTAAACCAAGGCGTGTTAATGTGGAGGCAAATCCAGAAAATGAATAA
- the proG gene encoding pyrroline-5-carboxylate reductase ProG: MAKIGFIGFGSMATLIATKMLEEKIASPEEIIIYSSSENEHLKKFYDEYPTSELAANEAEVFTKAEHSFICKLPLAVLPLVKDCAAVLTSERHVISIAAGVSTDDILDISPSLQVSKLIPSLTTAVGVGTTLISHSDNVSKNNCKWLETTFESFGHVMTIREENIDIASDLTSSSPGIIAAIFEQFMEAALRRSSLSDAEVFQMINFALAGTSKLLVEEDYTFSGLIERVATKGGITAEGVELSHKELPAFFDELLNRTQDKYAISKQEIETQKRDLLS; this comes from the coding sequence ATGGCAAAAATTGGATTTATCGGTTTTGGAAGCATGGCAACTTTAATTGCAACGAAAATGCTAGAAGAAAAAATAGCGTCACCAGAGGAAATCATTATTTATTCTAGTTCCGAAAATGAGCATTTAAAAAAATTCTATGACGAATACCCTACCTCGGAATTAGCAGCAAATGAAGCGGAAGTTTTCACGAAAGCTGAACATAGTTTTATTTGTAAACTGCCACTAGCTGTTTTACCACTTGTAAAAGATTGCGCTGCAGTCCTTACATCAGAACGTCATGTGATTTCAATTGCTGCCGGTGTTAGTACTGATGATATTCTGGATATATCGCCGTCCTTACAAGTAAGCAAATTAATCCCTTCACTTACGACGGCCGTTGGAGTTGGTACAACACTCATTTCTCATTCAGACAATGTTTCTAAAAATAATTGTAAATGGTTAGAAACAACTTTTGAATCGTTTGGACATGTGATGACAATTCGAGAAGAAAACATTGATATAGCTAGCGATCTAACTAGTTCTTCTCCTGGAATTATTGCTGCTATTTTCGAACAATTTATGGAAGCAGCACTACGAAGATCTAGCCTTTCAGATGCGGAAGTTTTTCAAATGATTAATTTCGCATTAGCTGGTACGTCGAAACTTCTAGTGGAAGAAGATTATACTTTTAGCGGTTTGATTGAACGTGTAGCGACAAAAGGTGGTATTACCGCGGAAGGTGTGGAACTTAGCCACAAAGAGTTACCTGCTTTTTTTGATGAGTTACTAAATCGAACACAAGATAAATATGCTATTAGTAAACAAGAAATTGAAACACAAAAGCGAGACTTACTTTCCTAA
- a CDS encoding BMP family lipoprotein: MKKRTFALALSMIIVTGVVLGACGSSSDDKKSSDDKSSKDFTVAMVTDTGGVDDRSFNQSAWEGLQKFGKANDMEKGTDGYNYLQSASEADYKTNLNTAVRSDYDLIYGIGYKLKDAIEEVSKQKPDNQFAIVDDTIDDRDNVVSIGFKDNDGSYLVGVVAGLTTKTDKVGFVGGVKGAVIDRFEAGFTAGVKAVNPDAQIDVQYANDFAKADKGQQIASSMYSNGVDVIFHAAGGTGNGVFAEAKNLKKKDPSRAVWVIGVDRDQWDEGKVTANDGKDYNVTLTSEIKRVDIAVEDLATRTKAGDFPGGTKIEYGLDKNAVGLSEHQDNISKDVLAKVEEYKQKIVDGDIKVPEKP, encoded by the coding sequence GTGAAAAAGCGTACATTTGCTTTAGCACTATCAATGATTATTGTTACTGGCGTTGTCCTAGGTGCTTGTGGTTCAAGTAGCGACGATAAGAAAAGTAGCGATGATAAGAGCAGTAAAGATTTTACAGTAGCAATGGTTACAGATACTGGTGGCGTTGATGACCGTTCGTTTAACCAATCAGCATGGGAAGGCTTACAAAAATTTGGTAAAGCTAACGACATGGAAAAAGGTACAGATGGTTACAACTACTTACAATCAGCATCTGAAGCAGATTACAAAACTAACTTAAACACTGCTGTTCGTAGCGACTATGATTTAATTTACGGAATTGGTTATAAACTTAAAGATGCAATTGAAGAAGTTTCTAAACAAAAACCTGATAATCAATTCGCTATTGTGGATGACACAATTGATGACCGTGATAATGTAGTAAGTATTGGATTTAAAGATAACGATGGTTCTTACCTAGTTGGCGTTGTAGCTGGCTTAACAACAAAAACAGATAAAGTTGGATTTGTTGGTGGAGTAAAAGGAGCTGTTATCGACCGTTTTGAAGCTGGTTTCACTGCTGGCGTAAAAGCTGTTAATCCTGATGCACAAATTGATGTTCAATATGCAAACGATTTCGCTAAAGCAGACAAAGGACAACAAATTGCTTCTTCCATGTACTCTAATGGAGTAGATGTAATTTTCCACGCTGCTGGTGGCACTGGTAACGGTGTCTTTGCAGAAGCGAAAAACTTGAAGAAAAAAGATCCTAGCCGTGCTGTTTGGGTAATCGGTGTTGACCGTGACCAATGGGACGAAGGAAAAGTTACAGCAAATGATGGTAAAGATTACAATGTAACTCTTACTTCTGAAATCAAACGTGTTGATATTGCTGTTGAAGACCTTGCAACTCGTACAAAAGCTGGAGATTTCCCTGGTGGAACTAAAATTGAATACGGTCTTGATAAAAATGCTGTAGGTCTATCTGAGCATCAAGATAATATTTCTAAAGACGTTTTAGCTAAAGTAGAAGAATACAAACAAAAAATCGTTGATGGGGACATTAAAGTTCCTGAAAAACCTTGA
- a CDS encoding ABC transporter ATP-binding protein has translation MDFVIEMLGIRKEFSGFVANDNITLQLKQGEIHALLGENGAGKSTLMNVLFGLYEPDGGEIRVRGTKENINSPNKANELGIGMVHQHFMLVDKFTVAENIILGKEPSKLGVIEKKKAVEEIKEISDRYGLRVDPNAVVRDISIGMQQRVEILKTLYRGADILIFDEPTAVLTPQEIKELIQIMRSLIKEGKSIILITHKLKEIMDVCDRVTVIRRGKGMGTVNVPETTPQDLANLMVGREVVFTTEKSEANPGKDVLEVKDLVVKESRGVESVRGLNLTVRAGEIVGIAGVDGNGQSELISAIAGLSKVTNGTILLNGEHIENKKPRKITEAGLGHIPEDRHKHGLVLEMSLGENIALQTYYKKPISSKGFLNHKAMYDFARELIEEYDVRASSEYVAAKSLSGGNQQKAIIAREIHRNPDFLIAAQPTRGLDVGAIEFIHRRLIEQRDNGKAVLLMSFELDEIMNVSDRIAVIYEGKIVAIVDPKETTEQELGLMMAGSSKQEAETGEKEHV, from the coding sequence GTGGACTTTGTTATTGAAATGTTAGGAATCAGGAAGGAATTCTCTGGATTTGTAGCAAATGATAACATTACCTTACAGTTAAAGCAGGGAGAAATTCATGCTTTGTTAGGTGAAAATGGCGCAGGTAAATCTACGCTAATGAATGTCTTGTTTGGTCTATATGAACCAGATGGTGGCGAAATTCGCGTTCGTGGCACAAAAGAAAATATTAATAGCCCGAACAAAGCGAATGAACTTGGAATCGGAATGGTCCATCAGCATTTCATGTTAGTGGATAAATTTACGGTTGCTGAGAACATCATTCTTGGGAAAGAGCCAAGCAAACTTGGTGTTATCGAAAAGAAAAAAGCTGTCGAAGAAATAAAAGAAATTTCCGATCGCTACGGTTTACGAGTGGACCCAAATGCTGTTGTACGCGATATCTCTATTGGCATGCAACAACGTGTGGAAATCTTAAAAACACTTTATCGTGGTGCGGATATTTTGATTTTTGATGAGCCAACCGCAGTTCTAACACCTCAAGAAATTAAAGAATTGATTCAAATTATGCGTTCGCTTATTAAAGAAGGCAAATCAATTATTTTAATTACACATAAATTAAAAGAAATTATGGATGTTTGTGATCGAGTAACTGTTATCCGTCGTGGTAAAGGTATGGGTACAGTTAATGTTCCAGAAACAACACCACAAGATTTAGCAAATTTGATGGTTGGTCGTGAAGTAGTCTTTACAACCGAAAAATCCGAAGCAAACCCTGGCAAAGACGTTTTAGAAGTGAAAGATCTAGTTGTAAAAGAAAGTCGCGGCGTCGAAAGTGTTCGTGGACTTAATTTAACGGTTAGAGCTGGTGAAATTGTTGGGATTGCTGGTGTGGACGGTAACGGTCAAAGTGAATTGATTTCCGCCATTGCTGGTCTTTCTAAAGTGACAAATGGTACCATCCTTTTAAACGGTGAGCATATCGAGAATAAAAAACCACGTAAAATCACCGAGGCTGGTCTAGGGCATATTCCAGAAGATCGTCATAAACACGGTCTAGTACTTGAAATGTCGCTGGGAGAAAATATTGCTTTACAAACTTACTACAAAAAGCCAATTTCTAGCAAAGGCTTCTTAAATCATAAAGCTATGTATGATTTTGCTCGTGAACTTATTGAAGAATACGATGTTCGTGCTAGTAGCGAATACGTAGCAGCAAAATCGCTTTCTGGTGGTAATCAGCAAAAGGCGATTATTGCAAGGGAGATTCACCGTAATCCAGATTTCTTAATTGCGGCTCAACCAACACGTGGTCTTGATGTTGGGGCAATTGAATTTATCCATAGACGTTTGATTGAACAACGTGATAATGGAAAAGCTGTGTTACTTATGTCGTTTGAACTAGATGAAATTATGAATGTTAGTGACCGAATTGCAGTTATTTATGAGGGTAAAATTGTTGCTATTGTTGATCCGAAAGAAACAACGGAGCAAGAACTTGGGCTGATGATGGCTGGTTCATCCAAACAAGAAGCGGAAACGGGGGAAAAAGAACATGTCTAA
- a CDS encoding ABC transporter permease produces MSKRLQALVIPVTAVILGLICGAIIMLIFGYDPIAGYSALVQGVIGEPFYIGETIRQATPYILVGLSVAVAFKAGLFNIGAEGQMLMGWLGSIIIAVNFDGLTKWIHLPLAIITGMIFGAIWAFIPGILKATLRVNEVIVTIMLNYTALYIFNFVVQNLLTDGLDKTEAIHESASLQSELLQSMTDYSSLHWGILIALGFALIIWLMLNKTTFGYEIEAVGFNENASQYAGMSVKKTIIFSMVIAGALAGLGGVMEGLGTYGNAYVLTSSPGIGFDGIAVALLGGSSPIGIVFSAILFGALKVGALNMPAVAGVPNELVNVIIALIIFFVASSYIIRWAIAKFKKGAKAE; encoded by the coding sequence ATGTCTAAACGACTACAAGCGTTAGTTATCCCAGTTACGGCCGTTATTCTTGGACTTATCTGCGGTGCAATTATCATGCTTATTTTTGGATATGACCCAATTGCTGGGTATTCAGCACTCGTTCAAGGTGTCATCGGAGAACCGTTCTACATTGGTGAAACTATTCGCCAAGCAACACCTTATATTTTAGTTGGTTTATCTGTTGCTGTAGCTTTTAAAGCTGGTCTTTTTAATATCGGTGCAGAAGGACAAATGCTAATGGGGTGGTTAGGTTCCATCATCATAGCAGTTAACTTTGATGGTTTAACAAAATGGATTCATTTACCACTTGCGATTATTACTGGGATGATTTTCGGTGCTATTTGGGCATTTATTCCAGGTATTTTAAAAGCAACTTTACGTGTGAATGAAGTTATTGTAACAATCATGCTCAACTACACTGCGCTGTATATTTTCAACTTTGTCGTACAAAATCTACTTACAGATGGCTTAGATAAAACAGAAGCTATTCATGAATCGGCTTCTTTACAATCAGAACTATTACAATCAATGACCGATTATTCTTCGCTTCATTGGGGAATATTAATCGCCCTTGGGTTTGCACTTATTATTTGGTTAATGTTAAATAAAACGACATTTGGTTATGAAATCGAAGCAGTTGGATTTAACGAAAATGCTTCACAGTATGCCGGTATGAGTGTAAAGAAAACTATTATTTTCTCAATGGTTATTGCCGGAGCGCTTGCAGGTCTTGGAGGCGTCATGGAAGGACTTGGAACATATGGAAATGCGTATGTATTAACATCTTCTCCTGGAATCGGATTTGACGGTATCGCAGTAGCCTTACTAGGTGGAAGTTCACCAATCGGAATCGTCTTCTCGGCAATTTTGTTTGGTGCCTTAAAAGTTGGTGCGCTGAATATGCCAGCAGTAGCAGGTGTTCCAAACGAATTAGTCAATGTCATTATCGCTCTGATTATCTTCTTTGTGGCATCCAGCTACATTATCCGCTGGGCGATAGCAAAATTTAAGAAGGGGGCGAAAGCAGAATGA